A DNA window from Primulina tabacum isolate GXHZ01 chromosome 12, ASM2559414v2, whole genome shotgun sequence contains the following coding sequences:
- the LOC142520346 gene encoding uncharacterized protein LOC142520346, producing MGYKDTYLPSSPGMDEVQYLVQCMPKSLDVELEHFDPETERIFRRRRQQQKLKELMERHENDREEEHREDRHVEMPRRIPMLEYAQPSLDGARPSIVKPIGRANHFEIKPGIIQMIQNTVQLRLFPFSPRDKAKAWLNCLHVGSIMTWEDMAKEFLIKYFPPSKTMKLRADITTFAQFEQESLYEAWERFKDFLCRCPHHELPLGLVVQTFYYGLLTPNRTMIDAAACGNLLRKTAEEGYELLEEMAASSYHPQSERNNQRRSAGVHQVTDLSVITAQLDVLNRKLDGLNMGGTAMRLQEIFCEKCGGEHYVKDCQDGNPFYVPEGAPVNQNQPQGGQQYGKQPMYRSDPPREEMSNLEQMMSKFISSTETRLQNQDASIKGLENQIGELAKMIANREPDTLPSITETNPKEQVKAIELKSGKVLESREKEKTQTLDEHSETSKGMSSNSTPALTAQPKIVIPPPFPAALKKAKLDAQFGSFSIPCMIGDVVFHKALCDLDASINLMHFSVFRKLGLGELKPTRMSLQLADRSVKYPRGVIEDVLVKVDKFIFPADFVVLDMEEDI from the exons ATGGGAtacaaagatacttacttgccgaGTTCCCCAGGTATGGATGAAGTGCA ATATCTCGtccagtgcatgccaaagtcacttgacgtAGAGCTTGAGCATTTCGACCCTGAAACTGAAAGAATTTTCCGCAGGAGAAGACAGCAGCAGAAACTGAAAGAACTGATGGAGAGGCACGAGAACGATCGTGAGGAAGAACATCGTGAAGATAGACATGTTGAGATGCCACGCCGCATACCAATGCTAGAGTATGCCCAGCCTTCTTTGGATGGTGCACGCCCTAGCATTGTGAAGCCTATTGGGCGGGCAAACCACTTCGAAATCAAACCAGGGATAATTCAAATGATTCAGAACACAGTCCA gttgcgtttatttcctttctctcCACGTGATAAAGCTAAAGCATGGTTGAATTGTTTGCATGTAGGTTCAATCATGACATGGGAGGACATGGCGAAagagtttttaattaaatactttcctccatctaaAACCATGAAGCTTCGGGCAGACATCACCACCTttgctcaattcgagcaggagtcgttgtatgaggcatgggagcgcTTCAAAGATTTCTTGTGTAGATGCCCACATCACGAGTTGCCACTTGGCTTAGTTGTTCAAACCTTTTATTATGGTTTACTTACtcctaatcgtactatgatagatgctgctgcaTGTGGAAACCTATTGAGGAAGACTGCTGAAGAGGGATATGAGCtgttggaggagatggctgctagtagctatcatcctcaatctgaaagaAACAATCAGCGGAGAAGTGCGGGAGTCcaccaggtaactgaccttTCTGTTATTACTGCACAACTTGATGTTTTGAACAGGAAACTAGATGGCTTGAACATGGGTGGCACAGCtatgcgtcttcaagagatattctGTGAAAAGTGTGGAGGTGAACATTATGTTAAGGACTGTCAAGATGGAAATCCCTTTTATGTGCCAGAAGGGGCACcagtgaatcaa AATCAACCACAAGGAGGACAACAATATGGGAAACAACCGATGTACAGATCTGACCCTCCTAGAGAAGAAATGTCCAACCTGGAGcaaatgatgtctaagttcattTCATCCACTGAAACTAGACTTCAAAACCAAGATGCATCGATAAAAGGGCTCGAGAATCAAATTGGAGAGTTGGCCAAGATGATAGCAAATAGAGAGCCGGACACCTTGCCAAGTATCACAGAGAcaaatccaaaagagcaagtgaaggccatcgagttgaagagtggGAAAGTTTTAGAGTCCAGAGAAAAAGAGAAAACTCAAACATTGGATGAGCATTCTGAAACATCCAAAGGTAtgtcttctaactctacaccagCACTCACTGCACAACCTAAAATTGTTATACCTCCTCCTTTCCCGGCAGCATTAAAAAAGGCCAAACTGGAtgcgcaattcg ggagtttttctattccttgcatgattggaGATGTTGTTTTTCATAAGGCGTTATGTGATCTTGATGCAAGTATTAACCTGATGCATTTTTCTGTGTTTAGGAAACTTGGATTGGGAGAACTTAAGCCAACGAGGATGTCTTTACAACTagctgacagatctgtcaagtacCCCCGCGGAGTGATTGAGGATGTGCTAGTGAAAGTGGACAAATTTATTTTCCCTGCGGActttgtggtacttgacatggaggaagacATATAG